The genomic window TTGAAGGAGGCGACGAAGCAATGCGTCTTCGGGTTGTATTCGATGAAGTCGAACAACGGTCTTATGATCCATGAGGGCTCTTCATGAGTGTCGTTGGGATCTGTCCATGATACCCGGTGTACGACATTGGTATAGGCAATATCTTCGAGTAGCTGCCGGCCGGTTGCCGGAAGTAGATTGGTAATAGTCGAAGCCGGTACACGCACTTCCTGCAAGTCAGAAACGGAAGGATCCCAAGTTTTCACCAAGGCTATGAATAGGTCCCAAGCGTGGCTGTATATCCAGGGCGAAGAGCGGGTGATAGTGGTGGTTAGTGCCATGTGCGTGTATCAATATCGCGAAGTTAATAGATTGGAGGTGATAATGACATATATGTCATTGTGAGCGACCGGTAGGTCGGTATTCTTTACCGGCTGAATGGGAGATAGGAATACTTCGTCGCTACTACAAGAGATTGCACGACGACTCAAGGCCTTACGCGAGAGCCAGCAGCGAACCTTACAAGAGGTATACGATGCCACCGGCATCCACATTGCCCGCATCGAGGCGCGCCGACAGAATGTAACCCTTGCTACCCTGGCTGCTCTTTGCCAGTACTACCACACCTCTCTCTCGGATTTCCTTCTGGATATAGAGCAAGTCGCCGACACTTCCTTTCCGTCTGAAAAGCCAGATGCCTAATCGGCTGGGTGTTTCGACTTTATGGTTCCTAAGGCGTAGCTGCAAAAGGAAGCGTTTTCCCTTTGCTTAGTGGGGGGGGGCTAACATGAGGATGCCTTGCTCTCCGAGGTACGTAAATTTTTTTTTGACAGCTTATCTATGCTTTTACATGAAATGTTTTTGAGCATTACGTGCTTGTGTTGAATGTTTTTGAACTTGCATCTAAAAACTGGCGATCATTGTAATTGTAAAACAGCAACCTTCTGCACATGAGGCAGCTATCCTGCTGAAATACAAACGTCTGTTTGTTGATTCGTCAGAAACAAAGCAAAGCCGTTGGTTACAGAGCACAACTCCCTTTTGAGTTGTGAGGGCTGTCTCGTTGAAAGTCCCCATTGAGTAGCCCAGCCTAGTACGCTACCAACTCCCGGCCTTTGTGGCAGTTATCCAGCTTAAATTATACAGTTGTCCCTCTAACACCTGCGGCAGCGAGTGGAAGTGGGCGAGGTGGTAGGTCTCCACCTCCAGCCTATGGATTAATCACCTCTAAGGCACGCTGAGGCACCTCATAAGCTGGTTGCTATAGCTATTTCAGCAATTGTGAGTCTAATACTTGGGCCTAGCAGGTCAAACAGTCATTCGTTTTCACTCGTCTCGCCAACTAAGATGAATCGCAGGTCTCATACCAGCATAGCTGTTAGCTATGCATTTCTAAACCTAGCATGAGGCGAAGAGACGCCATATAGGTTCCTTCGCCCTAGGGTTACTGCCGCCTTCTACCCGTAGCTAGTGGTTATCACTGCTATACTTAACACGAAGCTTTTAAATGATGCAATGAGTTGGCAGAGTATGCGCTTTCCTGAGATAAATGAATTGCATACTTTTCAAAATCATTTGTCAATCAAATTTCGCATATCAACTTCTTCGCAACCAAATTATGGAAGAACTATACATAGTCCCACAAACCGTTGAAAATGAAGATTTCCTTGACGAAGGTCAGCCCGAGGTCTTGGACGTCAACGCCGATGAGCGTAAAATCATCTGGCAGGCTAAGGACTTCTCTATTCGTGAATTCTCAAGCATGACTACCGATGGGGAGTTAATTCTTCAGCCCGAGTATCAACGCAACTTTGTGGCCTCCGCCTCCATCTCTAGCCGCCTCATTGAAAGCATCCTTATGGATGTACCTATTCCAGTCATCTACCTGGCTCAGGAACGCGACGGTACTTTTTCTGTTATTGATGGCCAGCAGCGCCTCACTTCATTCCTCTCCTTCGTCAACGGCAAGTACCCCAACGGCGATGAGTTCAAGCTTACTGGTCTTACGGTGCTAACTGAGCTGAACCGTCAAACCTTCGTGCAGTTGTCGAGAGAATTGCAAACCAAAATACGTACTACCACTATTCACTCCATTATCATCAAAAAGGAGTCGAATGATGATATCAAATTTGAAATATTTGAGCGCCTGAACACTGGCTCTACCAAGCTCAATGAGGACGAAATTCGCAATACTGTGTACCGCGGTGCCTATATCAAACTCTTATCCGAGCTGGCGGCTAATCCTACATTTCATGAGCTAGTGCGCAAAGAGAACTTCCGTAACCGCATGGTGTACCGGGGTATGATACTCCGTTTCTTGGCAGTTTCGGAGAAGTCTTATCTGAATTATAAGTCCTCGATGATGCAGTTCTGTAACAAAGAATTGCGCGACAATCAGCACTTAGCACCAGCTAAGGCCAAAGAATACCGTCAGCGTTTCGAGCATTGCCTAAGTTTGGTAAAAACGGTGTTTGGGGCTAATGCCTTTCGCCGCTATATCCCTGCCACTACTACCACTCTTGGCCGGTGGGCCGAAGGGCAGATAAATATGGCTCTGTTCGATTTGCAGATGGTTGGTTTCGTCAACTACTCGCAAAACGACGTTCTTCGCAACGCCGACTTCATCCGAGAGGGCCTGCTTGACCTAATGGCCGAAAACGAAGAGTTTCAACTGCTCATTGGCTACAAAACATCGGACACCGACAACGTACGCCGCCGCTTCCGGATTTACTTCGATATGCTTGAGCGCATCATTGGCGACTCCAACTACAGTCAACGCACTTTTTCCCCGCAGCTCAAAACCAAGCTTTTCAAAGAAAACCCCGTTTGTGCCATATCCGGACAGCAAATCTTAACCATCGAGGACGCTGAAGTTGACCATATCATTCCCTACAGCAAAGGAGGCCCGACCTTGCCCGAAAACGCTCAATTGGTACTACGCTACTTCAACAGGGCGAAAAAAGACAAGCTTGTTGATGCAAATTAGGTTTAAGATAGTAGCTCTCCAGTCCTGCTAGTATTTTCTAGTATTTTTAGCTTTCTTAGCTGAAGTAAGCTAAAATCCATCTTCAATTGCTATTGATTTAATATTCTATTGTGGGTCACGAACGAGTAGGTCTGTTGCCTCGTAGCCGCCGCTGGCAAGCGGTAGTGACGGGCATTACTGCCTTCTCGGGTGGCAACGACACAACGGCTGCTTTGGCATCTGCAACGATGCGCAATGCAGCCTCACAGTTCGTTGCTATGCAGCGTGACGAAGGCGTTATTGATTCATTTTCCTGCTTGCTGTTGCTGGTCGATGCCAGTAAAAAGAGCGACCCACTGGCTTACCTAGCTTCTGCTGGTCTGCCATTATCTGCTGAATTCACCACGCTGGAGTTAGCCCGTGTGCTTAAGCAGCATCTGCAGGCTCGTTCCTCTAATCAAGAATACAGTGCCTTTGCCTCTCAGGCATTGGTGGATACTGTACGGCAATGGACTCAACAGCAACAGAGCCAGCAGCTACTGGCTTTTAGCGGCAGCTCCGACTCCTTTGAACCGTGGCGTAAGGCGGCAAGCCCTGCTGGTTTTAGCGAGTTGAGCCACCTTTTTTTCGGCTCCTTTCTCAGCCGCTACCTAAGCTATTTCCTCGAGCGCGAAGCATCAGCCCGCATTGCCACAATGGTGGACCGCGAGGTATTTGCGACTCGCCTTAAAGATCATTCTCGTGAAATAACTGCCTCGGCGCTCGACACCGCCAAAGTCACTGAATCATTTGCTGTTGGTTGGTACACCAACCACGCTAAAAAGAAGCTGCCTGCTAAAGCAGTAGTGATCAAGTTTCTGGGCTATGCGCTAACCAAGCTGAGCCGAACTTTAACGTACAACGACCACAGTGAGCGGCGCTAACCCTTACATCATTCAGTGTAATGATGCGCCGCTTTCTGCCAAAACGAAAGCTGCTGCCAAACCACGCTTTCTGCACCTGGCCACGGTGGATGTGCCTGGCCAGCCCCGGAACCTGACGTTGGACATCGAGCAGTTCGACCAGGTAGTGCACTTGGTTGATGACCGTATTCGGGATTTACTCGAAATAGCAGCTTTCGTCTATGGTGCCGACCGGCTGATCGACCGTGGCAACCCAAGCCAGTTTGAATACAGCAATTGGGCCCGTAGTCTGGTCTTTCATATACCGGTGCGTGACCTTGCTTTTTGGCAACAACCAGCTGTTACCGCTGCCTTGTGCCAGGTGCTGCTCTATCTATCTGGCGACAAGGAATACTGTTTTAACTTCTCTCAGGGCAAGAACACGAATCATCAGACTCGCCTGTTCAACATTCCGCCTGCTGGCGGAGTTAAGGCCGGCGACGGTTTGGCTGTTTCGCCCGAAATAGCTCTCTTTTCGGGTGGGCTCGACTCGTTAGCTGGTATTATCGATTTACTAGAAAGAACGACAGGCAAAGTCATACTGACTAGCCACCGGGCCAACTCTAAAACCACCAACGTTCAAACCCGGGTTTACCAACACCTACGAGCTGCCTATCCTGAACGGTTGTTGTATTTTCCATTGGAGTGTCATCTGACGCACCAACGTGCAGTCGAAGAAACACAGCGTACTAGTTTCTTTCTCTACACCGCAGTAGCCTTTGCCTTGGCGCAATCGGTAGGCCATCGTCATATCAACATTTTTGAGAACGGCGTTACTTCTATCAATCTGCCCAAACGCCAAGATTTGATGAACGGCCGTGCCAGCCGCACGACGCACCCCCAGTCGTTACGTTTACTCAATGCGTTTTATACATTATTGGCTAGTGGAGAATTCGTGGTGCGGCATCCTTTTGTTTCCCTCACTAAAACCGAGGTTGTAGAGCTAATTGCCCACCATGGTAAAGCCGAGCTTATCGCCGCCACTGTTACCTGCACCAAGACGTTCAAAAGTTTCGAGCATCGCAGTCACGCGACTCAGTGCGGCTACTGCTCCCAATGCGTTGACCGGCGTTTCGCCATGTTTTCGGCCAGCCTAGATGACCATGACACCACGTACGATTTTGACCTCGCCACTGACTCATTTCCTGAGGATAATATAGAGGCCGCTATCCATGTCAATGATTACCTGAGGCTGGCAGCTCAGCTAAACAAGCTTTCCTTCGATGGCTTCTGCGACGAATATTTTTCGGAGCTGGCCGACCTGATTCCGGCAGGCACCCCCATGCTGGAGCAAACGGAGCAGATGAGTGCTTACTACGAGTTATTTCGCCGCCACAGCGGTAAGGTTAGCCGAGGCATTAAAATACTGTTTGAGCGCCATACGGACCCGCTGCGACCAATTCCACCTAGGTCCATCTATTCATTTGTTAATGACCGCAGCTTCTTACGACCTGAGGTGGAGAAGCTAGCCGAGTTGGTGAGCAAGCAGATGCAGGAAGGTATTCCGCTAGTTTTCCAGCGCCAACGGCCTGGACATGAAAACGTGCTCAACGACGCCGTGGAAGCGTTGCTCAACAGTAACAGAAACCGGTACCTACGCGAATGCCCAACTACGCCGTTTTCATTCAGCAAAGTGATACCCGACCATGAGTTGAACGGGGGCAGCCGTCCACTGTACATCGAATCCAAGCTGCTCAGCAAGAACACTCCACCCAGCAAAGTCACCGATCAACTGATTGCTGACCTTGGCAAATACTGCAACGGCTACACGTTATTTCTGCTGTATGATCCTGACCGTCGAATTCCAAAGGATAGCGACTTGAAGGCCTCGGTGGAAGACCGGTGGCCCTGCCACGTCTGCATCATCCGTTGAAATAAGGTAGCCGTACGGCCAGTTTGTAGAACCGGCTGAATCCATCAATTTTCGATTTCGTGAGTTCTTGCAAGCTCGGAATGCATGGCGCTGGCCGTTCATCCGGCTGCTCAGTGTCCTGCTCGTCCAGCCGATCAGGGTAGATGATTAAGCAGTGAACCACCGTGTTTTCATGTGCCCGCAGCTTTTTGAGCACCTCCTCATCGCGGGCGTAGCCGCTCAGTTGTCGGATGTCGTCGATGATATATTGATCTCGCTGGTAACGTGGCTTGTATTTCGCATCAATGATCCACGGCTCTGGGCCTGGTAGCAGGAAGTCGGGCAGCCCGTAGTAACCTTTGGCTTGTGTCTGGCCGTGCAGAATAGCCTTGCTGCCAAATTGCTTGCGCAACAGTCCTAAAACGTACAACTCAAACAGGTACGCCATATCTATCCAGTGCGGCGGAACGCGTACGGTGCTGAAGTGCTCATCGGCTACGGCCAGCAACGAATAGCCAAAACGTTTCATCAGCAGCCAGCCTACCCGCAACGCGTCAGTGTAGGCCCGGTAGAGCGGATTGTAAGCCGGTGCGGCTTGTTGCCGCACTACTTCCACATCACTCACCAATTCAAAGGCAGGTTCACAAAACCGCAGTAGGGGCTCCAGGGTAAGAACATAGCCCGGAAAATTGCTCAAATAGCGCCTCGCAAATAGCAAAGCTTGCTTCAGCAGCCGGTTCTCTGGAATATCTACGCTGAACTCCGTGAAAGCACAAACCGTCGACAGCGGCCGTTGGCGAAATACTCCTTGCCGTAATGTTTGTCCGACCACAAGTTTCCCCTTGATTCGGCCGCGCAACTCACGAACCACCGGATTGTACCCTTTTTTCAAGCCTTGCCGGACAACATCCTGCAGCAAATACAAGAAATGCCCCACGAGCAGCGGCGTGAGCAAGTCGTCGCGCCGAGGCAGTTCGATAAACGGTGCATTTACATCCAAATGGTACAGTTGACCAACCAGCCCGGCTATTTCCGGGTGCTGCAGGCAGTCAAATAGCATCCGCAGGTGATTGACGCTGTGCTCAGTACCGCTCAGTTTGGGCTGCACGTGCACGGCTAGCTTCTCTGGCTGCAGCCAGTCGGCACCCACGTAGTAGCTCGGTTGAAGATAGCGGCTGCTTCCTTCGCCCATCAGCACCAAGCACTGCTTGTCAGCTGAGCCCCCGAACAATATTTCTGACCGCGCTACCACTGCGTCCGCTGGCAACGGTATTGGTCTATGCTCGCGCCCGGGTAGCAGTTGCATCGTTAGGCGCCCAGGCTATTAACCTGCTGTTTAGCGGTGGGCAGTAAAATGCCGTCGCGTAAGTATTCATGCAGTAGTGGGCGTAGTTCATACTCCAATTTCTGCCGCAGCGTGAGTCCGCTATCGTCTTTTACCAGAAAATAGCTGTGTCCGGGCTGCACATCGTGCATATCGAACTCGGGCGACATGTGCGTCTCAAACAGTTGCTGTACTTGCTCAAACAGCCGCCGCGCAGGTCCCTCCGGCACCACGTTGGCATCGGGCAGTACCGTCACAAACGCAAAACGCCGCCGGATGGCGTAATCCATGTGCCCCACCGACCGGTCCGCCGTATTCATGGTACCGATGATGTAGAGGTTACTTGGCAGGCGCAGCACTCGGTTCTTATCAGCACCCAGGCCATACACGCTGTCGACTTCCTTGCCTCGGTTCTCAAGCGCGTAGATCAACTCCCCCAACACAGCGGGGAGGTTGGCCCGGTTGATTTCATCAATAATGAGCACGTAATCATTACCTGAGTCAGCTGCCGCCTGCTCCGCTAGTTCCGCCAGTACTTTGTTCTCAGCTTGGTAACGCAAGCTGCCTGCTGAAGTGGTATCCGCTACAATTCCGCGTACGAAGTCCTCATAAGCATATGCCGGGTGAAACTGAATCAGCTTACGGTGCGCCGGCTTTGCGGCCAATCGGTCGGCTATTTGCTCAGCCATGCGGGTTTTGCCGGTGCCGGGTGGCCCTTGCAGCACTATTTGTCCCTTAGCTTTCAGCAAATCAATCGTATCCTGCAAGTGCTGCATTTGCTCAAATTCATTGTAACGCTGTTGAATATCAGTTACCAGCGCATGCATGTTATAAGGATTGATGCGACAAATACCTATCTGAGTAGGATAATTCAATTCGCCCCTTCGAGGCAAATCATAGATAGCAGCATCTGCTACAAAAAGTTTGTCACTATACTCTATCCATAGCTTTTTAAATTCTTCTTTCAGATCAGGGAAGTTAAGGACAGACACTGGCTTTGTAAGCACTTTGGCAATGCCTAAGCCAGCATGCCCGTCCGTTAGAAATACCAAATCATTTACTTCGTAAGTATTGCTCCAAACTCCGATTACAATATGCCTCTCCTTTAATAGATGATAAAACAAAGGTGTATCATCGGATTTAGAGCCCCAGCGGCATCCGAGTTTCCAAATGGTCATATATAGAGCAATGTTTCAAACCATCCCTATTCAACTCGTCTCAAACGAGTTGAATAGCGTGTTCAATTCCAACGCCGCGTACACTTCCAGCAGCGCCTGCGTCACGGCATCGGGCACTACTACCCAGCGCACCGTCATGCCGGCCACCGTGCTCTTCTCCGCCACAAACAGCGGCCCGAATACCCGGTGACGCGCCAACGCCTGTCGCGAAAGCCCAACTAAGCCGGCTGCGTGACCCGCTGCCTCCGCCACCCGGCGCGCCCGCAGAAACGCAAACGAGGCGCTGTAATGCGAAGAGCTGGCGCGGCCATGCTCGCTTAGCCGACGGCGCAGGTCGCGGGTGCGGCCCACGTACACGGGCTGGTCGTCATGATAGAAGGCGTAAATCCCCGGCGTACCCCTGGGAATGTTCTTGGCTAGTTCAGTCCGTGTTATGGGAAAGCAGGCTTCCAGAGTAGCGAGTAACGCAGGAAGCTGAGCAGTATGTTCGGCAAAGGTTTGCTGGGGAGAAGCAGGCATCAAGAGCCGAAAAGGTCAGGTTGATTCGAGGCCAGCTGCTGCCGCAACTTGTCGAGGGTAGTGCCGCCCGGCAGCTTCATGCGCTTAAACACGTTGGCTGCGGGGTTACCCAGATTGTGAAAATAATGCACGTAGGTGCTCTTGAGCACGTCGTTGAGCGAAGAGCCGTACACCAAATCTGGCAACTCCCGGCGGAGCGGCTGGGCAATGCAGCGGCAATCATGCAACGAAGCGTTCAGAGGCGAATCGTTCAGGTTCGGTGCCACCAGAAAAAGGTCTTCGTACAGTTCCACTTCAAACCGCTCGTCGGGACTGCCCGGCGCGTGCACCTCAAAATACAGCTTGGTGCCGCGGGGTAGCAGCAGCCAGTGGGCCTTGCCGGCTAGCTCCAGCTGCTGCGCCGCCGTGGGCAGCGGGTCGCGGCTGGGGTCGAAGGGCTTGCCCACGGGCGGGGCCACCACGAAACCGGCGGCGTTGTCGGTGAGCAGGGTGTACACCGTGTGTTCGGCCAGGCTCAGCCGCTCGCCGGTGAAGGGGTCGTAGAAGTGACCGTGTTGGTAGCGGAGGACGCGGAGGGAGGCAGGCATATCAGATAGTGGTAGTTATGATGGTGTGTAATGGTTTTGGCAAAAGTGGTATAGGCTGACCCCCTCCCTCCGGCTTTTTGCCTAGAGCGAAACAAATTCTTCTATACCCATCCGCAAGGCCTTCGCAAGTGCCCTGCTTTTTGTTGAATACCGTTTTTTTACCTTTATCATCAATACGCTCCAATACTTGGCAAGCCGGATGCGAATATGCTACGCTGCCATCGGGAAACGTATATGCCCACAGCGTTTCGTATAGCTCAATGGTGTAGGTATAACGAGTGTTTTCCGAGTCTGTCTCAGTTAAGTAAATTAGCTTTTGCCCAGTGCTTGGCAACTCCGCCACTACTGACCGGCGCATCTTCTGCAATTCTGGAATTGTATCTACCAACATGGTGTGTAGCTCGCTCTGATACACCGTAGTAGAAAAACTATCGTGGGAAAGTGGATTGAGCAAAATCTGTTTGAATAGCTGCAAGTCATGAAGCTTACCCATGTTGTCGCCTTTTCCCAGCTTAATGAAGAGCTGTTGTAGCTTGTCGAGCTGCGTACCCATTGGCATAGGAATAGTTTCCCCTTTTTCATTTGGGTACATATAGAGGTCTGCGGGCGGGAGAATCTCCTTTAAAAGCCGTTCTGTTTCTTTGCGCAGATAGTTGGCGCACGCCGGGAAATCCTCTGCTTGAAAGCGCCGCCAGGCCTGGGTGAAATGGTCGTTGCTGTCACCGTCGAGTAGGCTGGGCTGCGGCTTGGGAAATTGCTCATTGTTCACCAGCTCCAGCACCCGCCACTTGCCCGAATGCGGCCGGCCGATGTAGTGCTTCAGCATCCGATACAACTCCCGGTCGTGGGTGAAGAAGAAAATCTGATATTCCTGACAGTATTTGCCATTATCGCCAAATAGCCAATCCAACACGTGTTTGCGGTTGCCCATATCGAGGCTGATAAGCAGGTCGTCCAAGCACAGTAGTTTGAGCGTGCTGTTGGCGGGGCGGGTGAGGAGTGCTCCAAGGCGAACAGCCAACGCAATGCGCGTGAGCTGTGCCTCGTTCAAAAAAGATTGCGGCCTGTAATGCCTCACCTCCGAATGTCCAGGCCTCAGGGCTCTTACGCTTAAGATAATAGCAAGGTCTTCTATGTTGTTGCGCCACTCTCGTTGGATAGCTGAAAGAGGCGCGAAACGCAACAAATCGAAAGTGAGCTGTTTGGTGAAATTAAGCTCAATTTGCAGGCTTTCGTCGCCACCTAGAAATTGGTCGCGTAGAAATGCATTCGCGTTGGTCTGAACACTGTTTACGAATAGCCCAATAGCCTCATTGGCCCGCGTTATGTAATCAGCTTCAAATTCTTCTTTCGGCTTCTTCTCCCAGCGCCTGCGGCTGTGTGCTGTCTCCAATACAATCCGCAGCACTTCTTCCAGGTACTGCGGATTGCCGGCGGGAGTGCTGAACAACGGGGTTTGATAAAATGGAAACAGGTCCCGCATAAATACCGGCCACAGATTTACTCCTTCGCGGTTTGACCGTTGGTAGAAATCTTGCAGAAACCGGTAATGAATGAAATCCGAGCTGAGCAAGGCTTCCCGTATCGTGGTATCGGTGCCACTGGCCGGGCCGGTACGGGTGCGCTGGGCTACCGACAACGGTTGCTGCTCGTTCAGCGGGTCGGCGCCGGCTTTATCAAGACCGAGCTGTTGGGTGGTTACGGTGGCAGCACCCGGGAGGTCGGCCCAGGTAAGCTTGATGCTAGCTTCCTCGTCGGGACCGGCAAACACGTAGCGCAGGCTTTCGTACGTTTCGGGCGCACCATCGCGCAACGGCACGAAATACTTGGCAATGTCGGTTGGCGGGGTTTTGCCGACGCTTTGCAAAAACGTGTACAAGGCCCAAAACACCGACGACTTGCCCGACCCGTTGTTGCCGTACACCAGCACGTTGCGCCCGTCGGGGTCGTGCGGCCCGCCCGTAAAATCAAACTCCTGGTCACGAAATGCCTTGAAGTTGCGCAGGTGCAGCTTCTGAATACGCTTCATATCAATTACTTAACAAGAATTACGAAATCCTTACGCCCCGAAAATGGCCCCCAGCCACTCCGGTACGCGGGTGGTGGCCAGCAGCTGCCGGTTGCGCACAGCCGAGGCAGGCTGCTGCCAGGCTGTATACACCGCCCCGATGGCCTCCGGCGTAAGAGGGTCTTGCCCCCGCAACGGCTCCACGTCGTGGGCTACCAGGTCCAGCACGTTCACCTCGCGGGCACGCATCCGCTCAGCTAGGACGGGGTACAGCTCGCACACGGCCAGGTCGAGCACTTGCTGAAAGTAGGCGGCTACGGTGCCGTTGGTGAGGCCCAGCACGGCGGGCGTGGCGGCGTAGTCTGCGTCGTGCAGCCAGCGCTGGGCTCGCACCAATGCCTCCACGGCCGCCGCGTGGGGCGGGGCCGGCGTGGGCGGCAGCGGGAAAGGGTTGAGGTAGTTGGATTTCATACGGCGCGCATCACCTTGCAGCGTGTCACCGGTACGTTTCTGAAACCACCACATGACCCGGCTGTTGGCTAACGCCAATATGTAATCATAGCTCTCATCTGTATCCGGGTACTTAATCCAGGTATAAACTGTAGTAACAGGGTAAAAGCCACCAGGATTAAATGCTACATTGGGATGGCTTGTGCATATTTCCATATTAACAATCCGAGGACGCTCTGCTAGCAACTCGTCTGTATTTCTCGGGTATAAATATTCATACCAATTAGCCAATTTGCTGGCTTTGCCTTTCTCCCTGTTTTTAAATTCTGCTTCATATTTAATTAGGTACTCGTACGTAGATTTGTTGTTTGTTCTTAATTCTTCAAGTGTAGGTACTTTTGAAGTTCTTAGACTTGAATCGAACTCATAAGGAAAGAATACAATGGAACGACTTTCAAGTTTTCCGAAGCGTTGAACATCTCGTCCCTTGAGTAAAGGTTTCCAATATT from Hymenobacter chitinivorans DSM 11115 includes these protein-coding regions:
- a CDS encoding 7-cyano-7-deazaguanine synthase: MSGANPYIIQCNDAPLSAKTKAAAKPRFLHLATVDVPGQPRNLTLDIEQFDQVVHLVDDRIRDLLEIAAFVYGADRLIDRGNPSQFEYSNWARSLVFHIPVRDLAFWQQPAVTAALCQVLLYLSGDKEYCFNFSQGKNTNHQTRLFNIPPAGGVKAGDGLAVSPEIALFSGGLDSLAGIIDLLERTTGKVILTSHRANSKTTNVQTRVYQHLRAAYPERLLYFPLECHLTHQRAVEETQRTSFFLYTAVAFALAQSVGHRHINIFENGVTSINLPKRQDLMNGRASRTTHPQSLRLLNAFYTLLASGEFVVRHPFVSLTKTEVVELIAHHGKAELIAATVTCTKTFKSFEHRSHATQCGYCSQCVDRRFAMFSASLDDHDTTYDFDLATDSFPEDNIEAAIHVNDYLRLAAQLNKLSFDGFCDEYFSELADLIPAGTPMLEQTEQMSAYYELFRRHSGKVSRGIKILFERHTDPLRPIPPRSIYSFVNDRSFLRPEVEKLAELVSKQMQEGIPLVFQRQRPGHENVLNDAVEALLNSNRNRYLRECPTTPFSFSKVIPDHELNGGSRPLYIESKLLSKNTPPSKVTDQLIADLGKYCNGYTLFLLYDPDRRIPKDSDLKASVEDRWPCHVCIIR
- a CDS encoding ATP-binding protein produces the protein MKRIQKLHLRNFKAFRDQEFDFTGGPHDPDGRNVLVYGNNGSGKSSVFWALYTFLQSVGKTPPTDIAKYFVPLRDGAPETYESLRYVFAGPDEEASIKLTWADLPGAATVTTQQLGLDKAGADPLNEQQPLSVAQRTRTGPASGTDTTIREALLSSDFIHYRFLQDFYQRSNREGVNLWPVFMRDLFPFYQTPLFSTPAGNPQYLEEVLRIVLETAHSRRRWEKKPKEEFEADYITRANEAIGLFVNSVQTNANAFLRDQFLGGDESLQIELNFTKQLTFDLLRFAPLSAIQREWRNNIEDLAIILSVRALRPGHSEVRHYRPQSFLNEAQLTRIALAVRLGALLTRPANSTLKLLCLDDLLISLDMGNRKHVLDWLFGDNGKYCQEYQIFFFTHDRELYRMLKHYIGRPHSGKWRVLELVNNEQFPKPQPSLLDGDSNDHFTQAWRRFQAEDFPACANYLRKETERLLKEILPPADLYMYPNEKGETIPMPMGTQLDKLQQLFIKLGKGDNMGKLHDLQLFKQILLNPLSHDSFSTTVYQSELHTMLVDTIPELQKMRRSVVAELPSTGQKLIYLTETDSENTRYTYTIELYETLWAYTFPDGSVAYSHPACQVLERIDDKGKKTVFNKKQGTCEGLADGYRRICFALGKKPEGGGQPIPLLPKPLHTIITTTI
- a CDS encoding GIY-YIG nuclease family protein, with the translated sequence MPASPQQTFAEHTAQLPALLATLEACFPITRTELAKNIPRGTPGIYAFYHDDQPVYVGRTRDLRRRLSEHGRASSSHYSASFAFLRARRVAEAAGHAAGLVGLSRQALARHRVFGPLFVAEKSTVAGMTVRWVVVPDAVTQALLEVYAALELNTLFNSFETS
- a CDS encoding McrB family protein — encoded protein: MTIWKLGCRWGSKSDDTPLFYHLLKERHIVIGVWSNTYEVNDLVFLTDGHAGLGIAKVLTKPVSVLNFPDLKEEFKKLWIEYSDKLFVADAAIYDLPRRGELNYPTQIGICRINPYNMHALVTDIQQRYNEFEQMQHLQDTIDLLKAKGQIVLQGPPGTGKTRMAEQIADRLAAKPAHRKLIQFHPAYAYEDFVRGIVADTTSAGSLRYQAENKVLAELAEQAAADSGNDYVLIIDEINRANLPAVLGELIYALENRGKEVDSVYGLGADKNRVLRLPSNLYIIGTMNTADRSVGHMDYAIRRRFAFVTVLPDANVVPEGPARRLFEQVQQLFETHMSPEFDMHDVQPGHSYFLVKDDSGLTLRQKLEYELRPLLHEYLRDGILLPTAKQQVNSLGA
- a CDS encoding 5-methylcytosine restriction system specificity protein McrC, with the protein product MQLLPGREHRPIPLPADAVVARSEILFGGSADKQCLVLMGEGSSRYLQPSYYVGADWLQPEKLAVHVQPKLSGTEHSVNHLRMLFDCLQHPEIAGLVGQLYHLDVNAPFIELPRRDDLLTPLLVGHFLYLLQDVVRQGLKKGYNPVVRELRGRIKGKLVVGQTLRQGVFRQRPLSTVCAFTEFSVDIPENRLLKQALLFARRYLSNFPGYVLTLEPLLRFCEPAFELVSDVEVVRQQAAPAYNPLYRAYTDALRVGWLLMKRFGYSLLAVADEHFSTVRVPPHWIDMAYLFELYVLGLLRKQFGSKAILHGQTQAKGYYGLPDFLLPGPEPWIIDAKYKPRYQRDQYIIDDIRQLSGYARDEEVLKKLRAHENTVVHCLIIYPDRLDEQDTEQPDERPAPCIPSLQELTKSKIDGFSRFYKLAVRLPYFNG
- a CDS encoding GmrSD restriction endonuclease domain-containing protein, giving the protein MEELYIVPQTVENEDFLDEGQPEVLDVNADERKIIWQAKDFSIREFSSMTTDGELILQPEYQRNFVASASISSRLIESILMDVPIPVIYLAQERDGTFSVIDGQQRLTSFLSFVNGKYPNGDEFKLTGLTVLTELNRQTFVQLSRELQTKIRTTTIHSIIIKKESNDDIKFEIFERLNTGSTKLNEDEIRNTVYRGAYIKLLSELAANPTFHELVRKENFRNRMVYRGMILRFLAVSEKSYLNYKSSMMQFCNKELRDNQHLAPAKAKEYRQRFEHCLSLVKTVFGANAFRRYIPATTTTLGRWAEGQINMALFDLQMVGFVNYSQNDVLRNADFIREGLLDLMAENEEFQLLIGYKTSDTDNVRRRFRIYFDMLERIIGDSNYSQRTFSPQLKTKLFKENPVCAISGQQILTIEDAEVDHIIPYSKGGPTLPENAQLVLRYFNRAKKDKLVDAN
- a CDS encoding helix-turn-helix domain-containing protein is translated as MGDRNTSSLLQEIARRLKALRESQQRTLQEVYDATGIHIARIEARRQNVTLATLAALCQYYHTSLSDFLLDIEQVADTSFPSEKPDA